Part of the Pseudobdellovibrionaceae bacterium genome is shown below.
ATGGGAATATCTTCTTTTCGATCTCGAAGCGGCGGAGCTTTTAGATAAATCACATTCAATCGATAGAAAAGATCTTGGCGAAACGTACCATCTTCGACCATCTCGTGGAGGTTTCTATTGGTGGCAGCAATAATTCGCGCATCAATCTTTGTGTCATCCACAGCTCCCACACGACGAATCACCTTTTCTTGTAGGGCTCGCAACAACTTCACTTGCATGCTCAGCGGCAACTCGCCCACCTCGTCTAAAAATAGAGTTCCGCCGTTGGCCGCTTCAAAGAGACCCGCTTTATCCGCAACAGCACCGGTAAATGAGCCTTTTTTGTGACCGAAAATCTCTGACTCTATGAGGTTCTCTGGGATGGCTCCGCAGTTAACGGGAATAAATGCCTTATCTTTTAGTGGTCCATTAAAATGAATCGCCTTGGCAATCATTTCTTTACCCGTTCCACTTTCGCCGGTGATCAATACATTTGTTGGTGTCTGAGCCACTCGCTGAATCATTTCAAACAGCTGGTGCATGGAATCGGTATTTCCGACCAGGTTCGAATAACTATTCTCTTTAACCAAGACTTTCTTAAGTTGTCGGTTTTCAACTTCAAGATTTTTACTCTTTAGCGCGTGGGCAATGTTGATTCGCACTTCATCAATTTTGAACGGCTTAGTAATATAGTCATAGGCACCCAACTTCATCGCCTCTACGGCTGTTTCTGTAGTGCCAAAAGCAGTGATCATCATAAACAAAATATCTGGGTTTTGCTCACTCACATGCCGGAGCAGTTCAATCCCCGTCACGTTAGGCATCTGCAAATCAGAAATGACCATATCAAATGTTTTTTTCTTGAGAGTATCAATGGCCTCTTGGCCATCTTCGACGCAAGTGACGTCATAGCCCTCTTTTCGCAACATGATATCTAGAAACTCGCGTATAGACTCTTCATCATCTACGACCAGAATACGTGGTTTCATTACGCTCTCCTCACAGTTGTTGTTTCTCGATGCCCATTAAAATTACGCCTGTTTTCGCAAAGCCATTTCATCAGGGTGCGGTTTTGTCTCAATAGGAAATTCTATCGTAAACGTCGTTCCTGAATCCACTTCACTATCTACTAAAATTATGGCCCCATGGGCCTCGAGTATCTTGTTTGTAATAGCCAATCCCAAACCCGTACCCTTAGGCTTTGTTGTATGAAAAGGTTCGTACATTCGCCGAATGGTCCCTTCACTCATACCACAACCATTGTCTCTAATGGATACAATCACTCCGTGTGAACGATCATAGGAGTGAACAGAGACCCTTGGTTCCTCTGCATGAGCCACCGCCTGGTAGGCATTAATTAGAATATTCAATAAGGCCTGTTTAAGTTTGTCTTTATTGCCAAGAATCAACTTTTTTGACTCCAACCGGAGATCCAGCTCCACCGCCTGTGGCAGTGATTTATTGAGCTTTACTATTTCAACCACATCCGTGAGAACCGAGTTTACACTGATAGGATCTTCAACAATATCACTTGGCCTGACGTAATCTAAAAATTCAGCGATAAGATTGTTTAGCCTGTCGATTTCACGAACAGTAATGGCCAACAATTTTTGATCTTCTTCACTTTGAGCTGAAACCGAAGTAGCCAGCATTTGAATGCTTCCACTAATACTGGCCAAAGGATTTCGAATCTCATGAGCAATGCCCGCTGCCAGTTGCCCGACCGCAGCTAATTTGTCTTTTTCCATCAACTTTTGCTGCATACGCTTGATCTCAGTAAGATCTTGAACCAAAAGAATATGGCCTTGATCGCCAGATTCCCTCTCTCTCAGAGGCGATATCAGTACCTCTAACACCATCCGCTCTTGATCTTTATTCACGTAGTTCACTTCTAAGCGCTGCGCTTGCCTGTCAGAACCTGAAAGATCACCTGCCTTTAACATCGCCGCAACTTCAGGAATCACCCGATCAAGAAAAAACCCATTTAAATCGTCTTCTTGAAACAAATCTAATGAAGGCTGATTTGAAAATGTAATTTCTCTTTTTGAGTCAATCATCAATAGACCTGTAGAAATGTTTTTAACAATAAGCTGATTCAAATGCTGAAGGGCTTTTACATCTTCTTCTTGTTCTTTTACCCGCTCACCGAGTAAATTCAGCTGCTCGCTGAGCTGACCGCTCAAAAGAGCCACCGCAAAAAAAGCCAAATTGTTCAACACTACAGTGAGGTAAATATTCTCTCCCTGAAGCTCCGGATTAGCTAACAGAAGCACGCTGTATACTACAGACGTCCATAGAGCGACCCACAAGCCACCCACCCGCTTAAGCATGAGGCCGGCCATAACGATATTGCCCATGAATACAAAAAGAAAAATAGGCTGCAGCAATCCGATAAAATAATAAAGGCCGGCAAAAACCAAAGTATCTACTGCAAATACGGCGTACTCGGCAGAGGCACTGTGTGCCCTTTCACCACTTCGACTTAAATACAATAGATGCGATAAAAACCCCAGCGACAAGATGGCCAGCAGAGAGGTCCAGATCTCAAAATTTACAAATTCCGTGGCTCCCATGAGAACCAGAAAAAAAGTCAACAGGGCCAAAGCCAAAATGCAAACCCGCACGGCCTCAACAAGTGGCCCTATCACCACTGGGTCCACAGATCTTTTCTGCCTACCCTGTCGTACTGCTAACAAATCAATCACTTCCATCTACGATCAGCCTCCCGCAGCACCGGCGAGTTTGAAAATGGGTAGATACATTGCCAATACAAGTACGGCAATAATGCCGCCGAGAACCACCATCATTAATGGTTCAATTAGGCTGGTCATGGCATCAGCAGTGGCTTCCACTTCGTCTTCGTAAAAATCGGCTACTTTTTCAAGCATCTGATCCATGTTACCAGTTTGCTCACCGATAAAAATCATCTGCGCCACCATGTCTGGGATATACTTTGATTTTCGAAGCGGCTCAGCCACAGTTCTACCACTGCTAATTGACTCTTTTGCGCCAAGAATTGTTGATTCAATCACATAGTTTTTTGCTGTGGAGGCAGCAATATCCAAAGAGTCAATGATTCGAACACCCGCCCGTAACATGGTTGCTAGAGTTCTCGAAAACCGAGCAATAGCACCTTTTTGCACTAGCGCTCCCATTATAGGCATATCGATAAGCACTTTATCCAAAGTTTTTCGTCCGTCTTCTGTTTGGTAGTACTGCTTTAGTGCTATGGGGATAGCAATCATCACGGCAAGGTACAAATACCAATTCGACCGAAAGTTATCACTGAGATCAATAACCATCTGGGTGAGCGCCGGCAACTCGCCACCGCTTGATTGAAACATCTGAACGAAGTTCGGAATCACAAACGTGAGAATCGCACCAATCACTATGATAGCCACCACAATAATCACCGCCGGATACATCATTGCACCCTTCACTTTGCCGCGAATTTTCACAGATTTTTCAATATAAGTGGCCAGACGGTTTAAAATAGTATCCAGCACACCGCCTTCTTCCCCGGCTCGCACCAGGTTAACATACATACGGTCAAAAATCTTAGGATGCAGCGTGAGTGCATCGGCAAGGCGACGTCCCTTTTCAACTTCCCCCAGAATATCTTTTAATGCTGAATTCATTGCTGGGGTTCGACCAGGGCCAATCATCGCCTCAAGACTTTGCACAACTGGCACACCGGCACTAATCAAAACCGCGAACTGCCGGGTGAAAACCTGCAGCTCCTTTGGTGTGACGCCTTTGCCGCCAGTCTTTTTCCGCGAAGCAGCTGATATACCGACGGCCGTACCCTTTGGTATGATTTTTAATGGCACCAACTTCTGGGCACGAATCTTGACCTTTGCTTCCGCTTCATTGGCAGCTACAACCTCGCCCTTAACGAACTTTCCGTTT
Proteins encoded:
- a CDS encoding ATP-binding protein, with translation MEVIDLLAVRQGRQKRSVDPVVIGPLVEAVRVCILALALLTFFLVLMGATEFVNFEIWTSLLAILSLGFLSHLLYLSRSGERAHSASAEYAVFAVDTLVFAGLYYFIGLLQPIFLFVFMGNIVMAGLMLKRVGGLWVALWTSVVYSVLLLANPELQGENIYLTVVLNNLAFFAVALLSGQLSEQLNLLGERVKEQEEDVKALQHLNQLIVKNISTGLLMIDSKREITFSNQPSLDLFQEDDLNGFFLDRVIPEVAAMLKAGDLSGSDRQAQRLEVNYVNKDQERMVLEVLISPLRERESGDQGHILLVQDLTEIKRMQQKLMEKDKLAAVGQLAAGIAHEIRNPLASISGSIQMLATSVSAQSEEDQKLLAITVREIDRLNNLIAEFLDYVRPSDIVEDPISVNSVLTDVVEIVKLNKSLPQAVELDLRLESKKLILGNKDKLKQALLNILINAYQAVAHAEEPRVSVHSYDRSHGVIVSIRDNGCGMSEGTIRRMYEPFHTTKPKGTGLGLAITNKILEAHGAIILVDSEVDSGTTFTIEFPIETKPHPDEMALRKQA
- a CDS encoding sigma-54-dependent Fis family transcriptional regulator; protein product: MKPRILVVDDEESIREFLDIMLRKEGYDVTCVEDGQEAIDTLKKKTFDMVISDLQMPNVTGIELLRHVSEQNPDILFMMITAFGTTETAVEAMKLGAYDYITKPFKIDEVRINIAHALKSKNLEVENRQLKKVLVKENSYSNLVGNTDSMHQLFEMIQRVAQTPTNVLITGESGTGKEMIAKAIHFNGPLKDKAFIPVNCGAIPENLIESEIFGHKKGSFTGAVADKAGLFEAANGGTLFLDEVGELPLSMQVKLLRALQEKVIRRVGAVDDTKIDARIIAATNRNLHEMVEDGTFRQDLFYRLNVIYLKAPPLRDRKEDIPILANHFLKKYNERLNKAIGGISDEAMAIIKNYSYPGNVRELENIIERTVALEGGATILPESLPPLVNTSSGRKLASSHEIEITEEGIDLDKVMGQIEKELLVKAIHASSGIKKKAAKLLHISFRSMRYRVEKYGLGSPNDDDLDE
- a CDS encoding type II secretion system F family protein — encoded protein: MASFLFQAKAANGKFVKGEVVAANEAEAKVKIRAQKLVPLKIIPKGTAVGISAASRKKTGGKGVTPKELQVFTRQFAVLISAGVPVVQSLEAMIGPGRTPAMNSALKDILGEVEKGRRLADALTLHPKIFDRMYVNLVRAGEEGGVLDTILNRLATYIEKSVKIRGKVKGAMMYPAVIIVVAIIVIGAILTFVIPNFVQMFQSSGGELPALTQMVIDLSDNFRSNWYLYLAVMIAIPIALKQYYQTEDGRKTLDKVLIDMPIMGALVQKGAIARFSRTLATMLRAGVRIIDSLDIAASTAKNYVIESTILGAKESISSGRTVAEPLRKSKYIPDMVAQMIFIGEQTGNMDQMLEKVADFYEDEVEATADAMTSLIEPLMMVVLGGIIAVLVLAMYLPIFKLAGAAGG